In Candidatus Berkelbacteria bacterium, the DNA window ATCGCCACCAACCGGCAAGCCGCGTGCCAAGCGTGTGACAATTATTTCAGCGGCGATATTCTTGGCTTGCTGTTTATTTTTTACCTGCTCATCAATGTAGAGCGCTGTCGCTTCGCCTTCGAGCGACGGATCAGTCGCTAGGATAACTTCCTTAATTTCGTTACCCTCAAGACGTTTTAGTAGGTGGTCAATTGCTAAGTTTTCGGGGCCAACGTTGTTAATTGGCGAGATTTGGCCGCCAAGCACGTGATAACGACCAGTGAAGCGGGCTTTCTCCAGAGCTAAAACGTCTAGTGATTCCTCAACGACTGCTAGTTTCTCACGCTCGCGACTTGTGTCGGAGCAAATCGGACACGGGTCGGCTTCGGCAACAATATGGCAAGTTGAACAGCTGACTACGTTCCCTTTTAGCTCAGAAAAAGCTTTGCCAAATTCTTCGAGCTCTTCGTCCTTGCGTCCTAACAAGTAGAACGTCAAACGGTTGGCCGTTTTTGGGCCAACACCAGGCAGGCTAGACAAAACCTGCGACAATCTCTCCACGGCTTTCGGTAAAACGCTCTTCATAGCTGCAAGGGCATTGTACTAACTTTTTACTTCAGGACTAGCCCCAGCTGGCTCTTTGGTGTAGTCGCACTGACTGCAGGCAAGCCCGGCGCGCTTCTTTACCAAGATATTGCTGCATTGTGGGCATTTTTCGCTTGTTGGCTCGTCCCAAAACGCAGTCTTGCAAGACGGGTAGCCAGAGCAGCCCCAGAAAGCTTTGCCACGACGAGTCATCTTGCGTACTAATTCTTTGCCACAGTTAGGGCAAGGCACGCTCGAAGCAATAACAAGCGCCTTGGTGAACTTACATTTTGGGTAATTAGAGCAGCCAAAAAACGTACCGAACCGTCCCTGTTTTAAAACGAGCTTGCCGTCTTTGCATTTTTCACACGCGCCGCCTTCTTGCTCGTCAACGGCTTTTTGCTCGTCTTTGTCCATGTTCTCAGTAATCGGCGCCGTATATTTACATTCCGGAAAGCCTGTACAGGCGTAGAACTTGCCGTAACGGCCAAGCTTAATTACCAGCGGTTTATGACACTCCGGACACTTCTCATCGGTTTTCTCCTCGACGATAGATTTCTTGTCGACAGTTTTTTCGCCTTTGGCAAGCAATTCGGCGAACGGTTTATAAAATTCGTCAAGAACAGTATTCAACTTTTTCTTGCCCTCGGCGATGTCATCTAACTCATCCTCCATTTCGGCGGTGAAGTTAAAATCAACCACCGTTGGAAAGTGCTCAACGAGTAAGTCGTTAACGATGCCGGCGACGTCTTCCGGAACAAATCGTCCGACCTGCTTTGTGACGTAACCGCGTTCGACGATTGTCGACATCGTTGGCGCGTACGTTGATGGTCGGCCAATGCCGCGTTTTTCCAGTTCCTTTACCAGCGTCGCTTCGGAATAGCGCGCCGGGGGTTGAGTGAAATGTTGTGTTGGTTCCAGTTTTTTGAAAGTCACGCTCTCCCCTTCCGCTAATTCTGGGAGTGCGACGAAGCGCTCTTCGTCGTCGGGAAAAACCTTCAAGAAGCCTTCAAACTTTAGGTCGCGGCCGCGAGCGATTAACTTTGTGCCGTCACCAGACTCGATAGTTGCGGTGGTGGTTTCAACTTTTGCTGGCGTCATCTGTGAGGCCATAGCAGCACGCCAAATTAATTCATAAAGTTTGAAATGATCACGATCGAGCTTATCCTTAAGCATCGTTGGGGATAGGTTGAAGTTAGTTGGTCGAATTGCTTCGTGCGCCTCCTGTGCTCCCCGAACTTTTTTGGTATAAACGTTCGGCTTGGCCGGAGCATATTTTGCTCCAAAATCAGAAACGATCACTGAGGCGGCTTGTTTACGAGCTTGCTCAGCCAGGTTGTACGAGTCGGTCCTCATGTAAGTGATTAAGGCCACCGTGCCCATACCGGCAATATCCACACCTTCATAAAGGTCTTGGGCAATTTTCATCGTCTTCTTGGCGGCGAAATGGCAAAAGCGCGCCGACTGTTGTTGCAGAGTAGAAGTAATGAGCGGCGGTTGAGGATTAAGTTGGGAATCGGCAGTCTCGACGCTACTGACTTTTAACGAAGCACCCTTGAGTTTGGCGGCAAGTTTTTCGATATCCGCCCTCTTCTCAACTTCCAACGGTTTGGTCGAACTTTTTTCTGAAACATAAGAATCAAACTCGCCGTTCTTGCTTTTAAGCGTGGCGTCTAGTGTCCAGAATTCACGGGTTTTGAACTCGCTAATTTCCCGCTCGCGCTCGACAATTAGCCGCACAGCGACTGACTGGACTCGTCCTGCCGATAAGCCGCGGTAAACTTTTTTCCAAAGAAACGGCGAGAGCTTATAGCCAACTAGGCGGTCAAGAATTCGTCTTGCCTGTTGCGCGTCAACCAAATCGGCGTCGATTGTTCGCGGATGATCGATGGCTTCTTGAATCGCTGACTTGGTAATCTCATGAAAAGTGATTCGCTTTGGCTCAGACTTCGGCTTCAGGAGCTCTGTTAAATGCCAGGCGATTGCTTCTCCTTCGCGATCAAAGTCCGTTGCGAGATACAGTTCGTCGGTCTTCTTAACCGCTTCGCGAAGTTCGCTAACGACGGTCTTCGCCTTAGCGATCGGCAGGTAATCGACAGAATAATTGTGCTCAACGTCAATACCGAGCTTGCTTTTCGGCAAGTCACGAACGTGGCCGTATGAAGCTTTGACGACGTAATCGCTACCTAAATATTGTGAAATAGTTTTTGCCTTGGCGGGAGATTCAACAATTACCAACTTCTTCATCTATAAAGTTTTCTCTGCTGGTCGTGCTGACAAGTTTTCTTCATGGTTATTTTATCTGCTGATACTGTCCAGGATGAACTTGGTAGATCACACCGGCAAGTTCGAGCTCCGTTATTAATCCTAATACCTCTTCTATATTTTGCCCAGTTTCGCTCACTATAGCGTCTAGATCCAGAGCCCGATCAGTAAGTAAGTTTAGAAGTCTTGCCTGCTCACTGTCAACGGCCACTCGTTCGGTGCTGTTATTTTCCAGGCCGTAGTATTGAAGAAGTTGACTCGGGTCGTCTAGAAGTATCGCGCCGTGCTTAATAAGCATGTTCGTACCTTCGGCCTGAGTCCGAGTAATGTCAGCGGGAATGGCAAAAATGTCGCGGTTGTAATCAAGAGCAGATTTAGCGGTGGTCAGCGACCCTGAACGAATTTTTGCTTCGACGATTACTGTCGCGGGCGAGAGCGCTGCGCCGATACGATTACGAACTGGAAATTTGTAAGGCTGTGGGCGACTTAAGGGCGGGTACTCGCTAAGCAGCAAGCCACCAGAATCAATAATATTCTCCGCTAAATTGGTGTGGTCGGTGGGGTAAATGCCGTCAAGGCCCCCGGCAAGAACTGCGATTGTCCTTCCTTTATACCGTAGACTGAGTTCGTGTACCGATTTATCAACGCCGTAAGCCAGACCAGAAACAGTTGTAATGTTGGTTAGTAGCTCGGGCAGGAGAAGTTTTTTCAGCGCCTCTTGGGCGTACGTACTCGGCTTACGCGTGCCAACAACTGTTAGAGTTTTAGCTTCACTTTGAGCCCCTAAGTCCCCGCGATAATAAAGCCAGAGCGGCAAATCAGGAATTTCTTTTAAAAGCGCGGGGTAATGTGCGTCGTCTACAGTTATAAGCTTAATGTCGCGGCTCTTTAGCAATTTCATCTCACGACTGACATCGGTATCACGATCTCTAAAACACTCCGCCTGATGTTGGGTCAAGCCGGCAGCGATTAAGTCTTTTGTTTTAGCAGCCAATAATTCTGTGGCTGATTTGAAACCACGACGGAGCTTTTGCCAGGAGAGCGGACCAATTACCTCAAGTCTAGATAAAGAGATAATCTCCTCTAACGATACATCTTTAAAGTAGCCGGAAGTCTTCGACATATCACTAATATTACACGTCTAGCTGTGCAAATTCCTAAGTAAAATTAGCGATGAGACTCTTGACTATTGTTAGGTGTCGTGTTAAATTCCTTCAGCACTTAAAAAACAAACGCATATAGCGAGGGTTCCCTTCCTTCTCATTCTAAAGACCAATACGAAAATCAATCAGCGTATCGGAAGCGAGTGGGCTAGGTCCCATAGGGCCACGAGCTGAGATCGAGGGCGAGTCACCGCAGGAGTGACGAGACCCGACTGATAGATGTTCGTATTGGTAATCCCCGCTTTCTGCGTTCAGCCAACCCGCGCCTTATTAAAATGCGCGAAATAATTCTTAACGAGGCTGGTGAGGATGTAGGGAGATTTTCGGGAAAGGCCTCGGCATTTATGTCGGGGCCTTTCCCTTACTCCCTAAATTTTTTTCAACTTTTTGGCCAGTTTTTCAGTTTCGCGTAAAAGCTGTTCGACTTCGTCTAGGCCTTGATCCCAGAATGCCTTGTCTTCGATATCAATCCCCAGTGCTAGAAAAATGTTTTTTGGAGAAACGGACGAGCCGGCCGATAGGAATTCTTTAATCTTAAGAATGAAAGTGGGCTCTTGGCGGAACTTACGCTGGAGTGCTTTAGAAATTAAAAGCCCGCTTGCGTAGGAATATACATAAAACGGACGGCGAAAATGGTGCCATCCAACCCACCAATTCTCGCTGCCAGGAGACTGCTCTACTGTTGGACCCATGTACGAGCGCATGTGTTCTTGGAATATATTCCCAATTTCTTCTTTAGAAAGGTAACCTCGCTGACGGTATTCCTTGTGTAACTCCTGCTCACATTTATAAGCAGCCACTTGCCTTATAATTGTCGAGATGTCATCGCCCAGTTTCATTACCATTACTGCTAGTCGTAACTCATCGTCGGCATCCTTGAGTAGCTCGTCAACTGTGAAATCTTCCATAAAAGTACTAGCCACCTCCGCGGTCGCAAGCGGCGTGTGTGCATAAGTCGCAGGCTGTCGCTTCTTAATTAATTCGTCATTTATTCCGTGCCCAACTTCGTGAGCAAGCGTCGTCACGTCACGAAAACTGTCAGTATGGTTGAGTAATATGTAGGTCGGTAAGCTGACCAAATACATTGTGCAAAATGCCCCGGCTCGTTTGCCCTTTTTGGGGAACACATCAATTTGCCCGTTTTCGACAAACTTCTCAAAAATCTCCACAAATTCTTCATCAACCTTGGACAATGCGCTTCGGACAACGTCGAGTGCTTTATCGTAAGAATAGTTGTGATCGATATCGCCGTACTTAATACTCCGCTCATGATACGCAAGCTTCGATACACCGAGCAGACGAGCTTTAAGCGCGTAATAACGATGGGCAATTTTAAATCGCTTGCTCACAGCATCGACTAGCGCATCAACGACCGTGCTGTCAATATCGTCTGCTAAATGTCGGGCGGCATCGGGACGTGTATATCCACGAAGTTCATCACTGACCTTTTTAGTTTCCAAAATGGCATTCAGCTCATTCTCTGCGACCTCAACATGCTGAAATAAGATATCGTTTATGGCAGCTGCTGCGTCGTCTCTAACCTTTTTGTTTTTGCTAAATATCACGTGGTGTAACTTGCTGTAGTTAGTTTTTGAGCGTTTGCCGTCCTCGAGTAACACCACTCTTTCTTCTTTTGCCAGGAACCCGCTAACCATTTCGGTCCAACGGCTGTATGCCGACGGGTGAAGTAATGAGAAAACGCGCTCTTCTGGGTCGGTAAGAAAATGTTCCGCCTGCTTAAACAGACGGGCAAGGAATCTATGATACTTTTTGAGTTTCGGACTATTCAAGAATATTTCTTGCTGGGCTTCGGAAATTTTTCCCAAGTTGAGCCGAAAGAACCTTATGGCGTTAGAATTATTTTTGCCAACCTCGTTAATTTTATTATTTCGAGCTTTGATAGTCGGGTCGTTTAAGTCGAGGTTACTTTTAAGGCCGAAGTAATATCCCGGCTTTCCCTCCATCCCAAGGCGAGCAGCTATCTGTTCGCCTTCTTCGAGAGCGTCAAGAAGAGCCTCTGGGTCACGAAGATAATCGTCGCGCTTTCTCCATTTGTTGGCGTAACTACTAACGACACGAGAAATCTCTTGTAGATCTCTCTCTATTTGCGGATCGTCGTCTGATTTATATAGCGCTGTAAGATCCCAGTCGTGGGTATTGAGACGTTTACTTTTCAACTTCGATGCCCATAGACCGGGCTGTGCCTTCGATAATTCGTTCCGCTTGCTCGGTAGTGCGAGCGTTAAGATCTGCCATCTTATTTTCGGCGATCTCCCTTATTTGGGCACGGCTCACTTTGCCAACTTTCTCCTTTTTGGGTGTCTGAGAACCTTTCTGTAAGCCAGCCGCTTTGAGTAGCTGATTAGCAGCTGGTGGAGTTTTGGTAATAAAGGTGAAGGAGCGGTCTTCGTAGATTGAGAGTTCAACCGGCACGACCGTATCACCCATAGCGCGGGTCTGCTCATTGAACTGATTAACGAACTCCATCAAGTTGACGCCGTGCGGCCCTAAAGCAGTACCAACAGGTGGCGCCGGGGTGGCTCGGCCCGCCGGCACTTGAAGTTTAACGATAGTTTTTAATTTCTTTGCCATTTATATAAATTTATATCTTTTTAACTTGTAAGAAGTCTAAAGTCACCGGTGTTTCGCGGCCAAACATCGAAACTGAAACTTTAACGCGCCCTTTGTTTGGATCGACTTCGGTAATCTTACCTTCGTAACCCTTAAGTGGGCCGTCGTTGATACGAACTAAATCATCTTCACGTAAGTCGACAGTATGTTCCGGCTCAACCTGCGCCATTTTGGCCTTGATAGTTGTAATCTCGGTTTCAGGAATTGGGGTCGGTCGGACGCCAGAGCCCAAGAAACCGGTAACGCTAGGGGTGTTGCGCACGACGTACCAGGATTCGTCTGTAACAATCATGTTTACGAAAACATAACCAGGGAAGCTTCGTTTCTCGACTACTTTACGCTTACCGTTCTTAATTTCGATTTGTTTCTCTTTTGGCACGATGACCTCGAAGATAAAGTCCTGGAGTTTTAGCGTCTCGGCTCGCTGGTTGATATTTTCAGCTACCTGATCTTCGTAGCCTGCGTAGGTGTGGATAACGTACCAGCCGGCTTTGCCGGATTGGCGACTACCTGATGCTGGCTGCTCGTCCTTAGTTGGTTGAAATTCTAAATCGTCTTTCATCGTTCGATTGCTAGAATTACTAGTTTTTTCAGGCCGTAATCAAGGCTAGCAAAAATTAATACCGCTACGGCGACTGAAACAACGACCATAATCGTGTGACGGACAACGGTTTCTCTGGTAGGCCAAACGACTTTGCGTCCTTCCTCAACGGTTGATTTTAGGTAACCGAACGCAGCAATCCGTGCCATTACTTCGCCTCTTTCTTGGTTCGCTTTGCCCCGGTAGCAGCTTTGGCAGAAGCTTTCTTGGCGGTTTTAGCCACCTTTTCCTCAATGGCAACAGCCTTCTTGACGCCGCCAATGGCGGTTACTTCTAAAACGGTTTGCGTTTGGCGGTGACCGTAGCGCTTGAGATAACGGACCTTGTTCTTGAACTTAAGGCCGTTAATTTTTTTGCCTAAACTGTGAGTAATGACTTTAAGCGATACTGGCGAGCTGTCGTCGAGGCTTTTCAGCTCGAGGATTTCGCCTTCTTTGGCTTTGAGGCGATTGGTGGTAATACGAGTTCCGGCAGCCACTAAGTGCTGCTTGCCGCCTAATTCAACTACAGAGAATAACGTATCGGTCATAACATCAGTTATTGTACCCCTCGAGAGATATTAAGTCTAGTAGAAGAAGCCTGTTACCGCTAACTCGCAAAAAGCGCCCTTTTATGACGAATATAGATACTTTGAAGAACTCCGATTGAAGCTAGGTCAATCACGAGAGCAGTGCCGCCGTAAGACATGAACGGCAACGGAATCCCGGTAACTGGCAGTAGTCCAAGGTTCATGCCAATATGAACGGTAACTTGAAACATTAGCTTGGAGCCAATACCAATCGCCAGCAGCCGGCCGAACGGATCAGTTGATGAGCTGGCGATAGCGATAATCCGATGAATTAGGACGACGTACAGAATAAGCAACGTGCCAGAACCAACAAATCCTGTCGCCTCAGCGTAGCCCGCGAAGATAAAGTCTGCGTGAGCAACGGGCAAGAAGTTCAATACGCTTTGTGAACCTTGGCCAAATCCGCGTCCAGTTAAACCTCCGCTGCCGATGGCGATGAGCGCTTGGCGGACATTGTAACCCTCGCCTTGGGGATCGCTTGCTGGGTTAAGAAAAGTTTCGATACGTTGCTTCTGATAATCCTGTAGAGAAAACCAAGCTACTGTTAGGGCAATCACGAGCGCTACACCTGCAAGCGCGATCGTCTTGCCAGATGGTCTCGCCGCCAAAAAAATACCGCAGAAAACCGTAAAAACGACTGCCGTTGTGCCAAGATCCGGCTGCAAGAGTACTAACGCTGTCGGAATCCCGGTAAGCGCCACGTAGCCCAGCAAACGCTTCCAGTTGATGGCGCTTATATAGCCCGACAAGTACTTAGCAGCGGCAATTCCGGCAATCAGCTTAAAGATTTCGGCAGGCTGAAGCTGAAAAATACCAAAATTAAGCCAGCGGTATGCACCGAAGACCTTCAAAACGAAGGGCAGCTTAGGCGCAAGCGGCGGTAAGAGCGGGATGAGCAGTAACAGTCCTGCCGCGTAGAGTAGGCCCGCGATTGATCCCAAGAAACGGTAATCGGAGAACATAAGTCCCAGGAGTGCTACGACTCCCAGTGCCGCAAAGATAGCTTGGTCAACGGCCAAAGAAGTGTGGTATTGGTTGAAAGTAATGGTGTAAATCGTGATGGTTCCGACTACCACTAGGAGAAGTGGGATTGCCAGTAAAAACCAGTCGATTGGCAAAGACAGGAATCTTTTCATTAGAAACTCATTCCACGGAAAACGAGACTAATAAAACGGAGCATTACTATGACCTTAGGCGTCTAGAGCGATATTTGCCAGCTGGTCAGCGCGTTTGTTAAATTCACGTCGCACTGCGACTAATTCAACGTCGTTACCGGCACGCTCCCAGTTATCGATCAGCTCTCGGATCGCCGCAAAATGGGGTTTAAGATCAGCGTCCTTAACGCGGTATTCGCCTAACAGCTGCTTAACCATCAGCTCTGAGTCAGAATTGAAGGTAATCTCGGCGTTCTTGAGGCTGTGTTTGGCAAGCTCCTGGCAGGCTGCAAGCATCGCTCGGTACTCTGCTTGATTATTTGTCGTCGAGCCAATCACTTCAGCGTGCTCGGTAATATCGCCATCAATGTTGATGACAAATGCGATAGCGGCCCTTCCGGGGTTACCTCGGGCAGCTCCATCAGTATAAACAGTAGCCTTACTCACGGAGCAATATTACCAGTGCCTGAGTAGAGGTTAAAGTCGTAGATTCCGATCAGAGTGCCTGACTTGCGATCAACCTTAGCCTGAAGAGTCCGCTTAGTGTCGCCATAGTAACCCGTCGCGGTGATATTAGTGATTAAGCCGTCAAACTTTGGTCCCCCACCAGTGCTGTTAGGGCTAGTGGCGGTGACGAAAGCGTAATTAACATTGCAGTGATACGGTCGTATCCTAATGTAGCTGGAGAGGTTTGATCCGGTCGCGATCGGCAAGTTCGTACCTAGTGAATCGACTCTATTATTAGGTTCAGCGACGGCTCGGCGCAGACTGTACGTGGTTTGACCAGTTGTAGTTGTCACCACCTGTTGAATTTCCACAAACGCGCCGCGGCTGTAACAGTTGCCTTCACCAACAAACTGGAAGGCATAACGCAGGAAATAATCATTACTATAAACGGTGTCGTTGGGGAACCCTGTTAGCTGTAACTCGTCGTCCTGCATTAAGGGCGATGGGTTGTTATTGAAGTTGAAGTCGCCAATTTGAGTTGTCTTATAATCAATCGAGAGGTCGTAGTATTGGTGCGATGGCTTGTAGCCAAGAGTGGTTTCGATGGTTTGATTGGCCGCAATTTCATCAAAACTAATGCCGGCTGTAACGTCGAAGCGATGCGTTTTATTCTCAGCGGTCTCGACGTTGCGCTGATGCCGGAAGCGTAGCAAACCGTCTTCAACCCCCGACTTTGCAGCGTAAAAGGCAAAAGTATTGTCTTCTTCTCGAGCCGACTGGTTGAACTGAATTAGCGAAAGCCGTTGGGCACCAATTGTTACCGTCATAATGCCGGCAATTATAATTAATACAAAGACTAAAGCCGAGCCCTTTTTCTTAGCAATTAGCTGACTCATGATCTTACCCCCTCGGCGGTTAATACCGTCTCAACTTTGTAGCAAGCGCCATCGGGTATTTCAGTTGAC includes these proteins:
- the recR gene encoding recombination protein RecR; its protein translation is MKSVLPKAVERLSQVLSSLPGVGPKTANRLTFYLLGRKDEELEEFGKAFSELKGNVVSCSTCHIVAEADPCPICSDTSREREKLAVVEESLDVLALEKARFTGRYHVLGGQISPINNVGPENLAIDHLLKRLEGNEIKEVILATDPSLEGEATALYIDEQVKNKQQAKNIAAEIIVTRLARGLPVGGDLEYADELTLSRALEGRRSYHNE
- the topA gene encoding type I DNA topoisomerase: MKKLVIVESPAKAKTISQYLGSDYVVKASYGHVRDLPKSKLGIDVEHNYSVDYLPIAKAKTVVSELREAVKKTDELYLATDFDREGEAIAWHLTELLKPKSEPKRITFHEITKSAIQEAIDHPRTIDADLVDAQQARRILDRLVGYKLSPFLWKKVYRGLSAGRVQSVAVRLIVEREREISEFKTREFWTLDATLKSKNGEFDSYVSEKSSTKPLEVEKRADIEKLAAKLKGASLKVSSVETADSQLNPQPPLITSTLQQQSARFCHFAAKKTMKIAQDLYEGVDIAGMGTVALITYMRTDSYNLAEQARKQAASVIVSDFGAKYAPAKPNVYTKKVRGAQEAHEAIRPTNFNLSPTMLKDKLDRDHFKLYELIWRAAMASQMTPAKVETTTATIESGDGTKLIARGRDLKFEGFLKVFPDDEERFVALPELAEGESVTFKKLEPTQHFTQPPARYSEATLVKELEKRGIGRPSTYAPTMSTIVERGYVTKQVGRFVPEDVAGIVNDLLVEHFPTVVDFNFTAEMEDELDDIAEGKKKLNTVLDEFYKPFAELLAKGEKTVDKKSIVEEKTDEKCPECHKPLVIKLGRYGKFYACTGFPECKYTAPITENMDKDEQKAVDEQEGGACEKCKDGKLVLKQGRFGTFFGCSNYPKCKFTKALVIASSVPCPNCGKELVRKMTRRGKAFWGCSGYPSCKTAFWDEPTSEKCPQCSNILVKKRAGLACSQCDYTKEPAGASPEVKS
- the dprA gene encoding DNA-protecting protein DprA, with product MSKTSGYFKDVSLEEIISLSRLEVIGPLSWQKLRRGFKSATELLAAKTKDLIAAGLTQHQAECFRDRDTDVSREMKLLKSRDIKLITVDDAHYPALLKEIPDLPLWLYYRGDLGAQSEAKTLTVVGTRKPSTYAQEALKKLLLPELLTNITTVSGLAYGVDKSVHELSLRYKGRTIAVLAGGLDGIYPTDHTNLAENIIDSGGLLLSEYPPLSRPQPYKFPVRNRIGAALSPATVIVEAKIRSGSLTTAKSALDYNRDIFAIPADITRTQAEGTNMLIKHGAILLDDPSQLLQYYGLENNSTERVAVDSEQARLLNLLTDRALDLDAIVSETGQNIEEVLGLITELELAGVIYQVHPGQYQQIK
- a CDS encoding M3 family oligoendopeptidase; this encodes MKSKRLNTHDWDLTALYKSDDDPQIERDLQEISRVVSSYANKWRKRDDYLRDPEALLDALEEGEQIAARLGMEGKPGYYFGLKSNLDLNDPTIKARNNKINEVGKNNSNAIRFFRLNLGKISEAQQEIFLNSPKLKKYHRFLARLFKQAEHFLTDPEERVFSLLHPSAYSRWTEMVSGFLAKEERVVLLEDGKRSKTNYSKLHHVIFSKNKKVRDDAAAAINDILFQHVEVAENELNAILETKKVSDELRGYTRPDAARHLADDIDSTVVDALVDAVSKRFKIAHRYYALKARLLGVSKLAYHERSIKYGDIDHNYSYDKALDVVRSALSKVDEEFVEIFEKFVENGQIDVFPKKGKRAGAFCTMYLVSLPTYILLNHTDSFRDVTTLAHEVGHGINDELIKKRQPATYAHTPLATAEVASTFMEDFTVDELLKDADDELRLAVMVMKLGDDISTIIRQVAAYKCEQELHKEYRQRGYLSKEEIGNIFQEHMRSYMGPTVEQSPGSENWWVGWHHFRRPFYVYSYASGLLISKALQRKFRQEPTFILKIKEFLSAGSSVSPKNIFLALGIDIEDKAFWDQGLDEVEQLLRETEKLAKKLKKI
- the rplK gene encoding 50S ribosomal protein L11 — encoded protein: MAKKLKTIVKLQVPAGRATPAPPVGTALGPHGVNLMEFVNQFNEQTRAMGDTVVPVELSIYEDRSFTFITKTPPAANQLLKAAGLQKGSQTPKKEKVGKVSRAQIREIAENKMADLNARTTEQAERIIEGTARSMGIEVEK
- the nusG gene encoding transcription termination/antitermination protein NusG, whose protein sequence is MKDDLEFQPTKDEQPASGSRQSGKAGWYVIHTYAGYEDQVAENINQRAETLKLQDFIFEVIVPKEKQIEIKNGKRKVVEKRSFPGYVFVNMIVTDESWYVVRNTPSVTGFLGSGVRPTPIPETEITTIKAKMAQVEPEHTVDLREDDLVRINDGPLKGYEGKITEVDPNKGRVKVSVSMFGRETPVTLDFLQVKKI
- the secE gene encoding preprotein translocase subunit SecE is translated as MARIAAFGYLKSTVEEGRKVVWPTRETVVRHTIMVVVSVAVAVLIFASLDYGLKKLVILAIER
- a CDS encoding bL21 family ribosomal protein: MTDTLFSVVELGGKQHLVAAGTRITTNRLKAKEGEILELKSLDDSSPVSLKVITHSLGKKINGLKFKNKVRYLKRYGHRQTQTVLEVTAIGGVKKAVAIEEKVAKTAKKASAKAATGAKRTKKEAK
- a CDS encoding rod shape-determining protein RodA, with amino-acid sequence MKRFLSLPIDWFLLAIPLLLVVVGTITIYTITFNQYHTSLAVDQAIFAALGVVALLGLMFSDYRFLGSIAGLLYAAGLLLLIPLLPPLAPKLPFVLKVFGAYRWLNFGIFQLQPAEIFKLIAGIAAAKYLSGYISAINWKRLLGYVALTGIPTALVLLQPDLGTTAVVFTVFCGIFLAARPSGKTIALAGVALVIALTVAWFSLQDYQKQRIETFLNPASDPQGEGYNVRQALIAIGSGGLTGRGFGQGSQSVLNFLPVAHADFIFAGYAEATGFVGSGTLLILYVVLIHRIIAIASSSTDPFGRLLAIGIGSKLMFQVTVHIGMNLGLLPVTGIPLPFMSYGGTALVIDLASIGVLQSIYIRHKRALFAS
- a CDS encoding ribonuclease HI family protein, translating into MSKATVYTDGAARGNPGRAAIAFVINIDGDITEHAEVIGSTTNNQAEYRAMLAACQELAKHSLKNAEITFNSDSELMVKQLLGEYRVKDADLKPHFAAIRELIDNWERAGNDVELVAVRREFNKRADQLANIALDA